One genomic window of Cololabis saira isolate AMF1-May2022 chromosome 3, fColSai1.1, whole genome shotgun sequence includes the following:
- the LOC133440804 gene encoding ataxin-8-like, translated as QQPQQQQQQPQQLQQQQQQQQQPQQQQPQQQPQPQQQQQQPQQQQQLQQQQQQPQQQQQQQQPQPQQQQQPQQQQPQQQQQQQQQQQPQQQPQQQPQQQPQQQQQQQPQQQFSRFQLIRLG; from the exons cagcagccgcagcagcagcagcagcagccgcagcagctgcagcagcagcagcagcagcagcagcagccgcagcagcagcagccgcagcagcagccgcagccgcagcagcagcagcagcagccgcagcagcagcagcagctgcagcagcagcagcagcagccgcagcagcagcagcagcagcagcagccgcagccgcagcagcagcagcagccgcagcagcagcagccgcagcagcagcagcagcagcagcagcagcagcagc cgcagcagcagccgcagcagcagccgcagcagcagccgcagcagcagcagcagcagcagccgcagcagcagtTCTCCCGGtttcagctgatcaggctcggatga
- the LOC133440566 gene encoding calcium-transporting ATPase type 2C member 1-like isoform X1, with product MLNDRELLLSQIRPPCEDETMVPVLTHRKASELPVNEVVCVLQADPVRGLTQEEVSRRRNYHGWNEFDIGEEEPLWRKYLSQVTEPVLVLVPGPFVSYQNFREEVPVPGNRTRTSTCTRTNTCPR from the exons ATGCTGAACGACCGGGAGCTGCTG CTTTCCCAGATCCGTCCCCCCTGTGAAGATGAGACCATGGTCCCGGTTCTGACCCACAGGAAAGCCAGCGAGCTCCCCGTCAACGAGGTGGTGTGTGTGCTGCAG GCCGACCCGGTCCGGGGCCTGACCCAGGAGGAAGTGTCCCGGAGGAGGAACTACCACGGCTGGAACGAGTTCGACATCGGAGAAGAAGAACCGCTATGGAGGAAGTACCTGTCCCAGGTAACAGaaccggtcctggtcctggtcccgggtccGTTTGTCTCTTACCAGAATTTCAGGGAGGAAGTACCTGTCCCAggtaacagaaccagaaccagtaccTGTACCAGAACCAATACCTGTCCCAGGTAA
- the LOC133440566 gene encoding calcium-transporting ATPase type 2C member 1-like isoform X2 translates to MVPVLTHRKASELPVNEVVCVLQADPVRGLTQEEVSRRRNYHGWNEFDIGEEEPLWRKYLSQVTEPVLVLVPGPFVSYQNFREEVPVPGNRTRTSTCTRTNTCPR, encoded by the exons ATGGTCCCGGTTCTGACCCACAGGAAAGCCAGCGAGCTCCCCGTCAACGAGGTGGTGTGTGTGCTGCAG GCCGACCCGGTCCGGGGCCTGACCCAGGAGGAAGTGTCCCGGAGGAGGAACTACCACGGCTGGAACGAGTTCGACATCGGAGAAGAAGAACCGCTATGGAGGAAGTACCTGTCCCAGGTAACAGaaccggtcctggtcctggtcccgggtccGTTTGTCTCTTACCAGAATTTCAGGGAGGAAGTACCTGTCCCAggtaacagaaccagaaccagtaccTGTACCAGAACCAATACCTGTCCCAGGTAA
- the LOC133440566 gene encoding calcium-transporting ATPase type 2C member 1-like isoform X3: MLNDRELLLSQIRPPCEDETMVPVLTHRKASELPVNEVVCVLQADPVRGLTQEEVSRRRNYHGWNEFDIGEEEPLWRKYLSQPDLPGGC; the protein is encoded by the exons ATGCTGAACGACCGGGAGCTGCTG CTTTCCCAGATCCGTCCCCCCTGTGAAGATGAGACCATGGTCCCGGTTCTGACCCACAGGAAAGCCAGCGAGCTCCCCGTCAACGAGGTGGTGTGTGTGCTGCAG GCCGACCCGGTCCGGGGCCTGACCCAGGAGGAAGTGTCCCGGAGGAGGAACTACCACGGCTGGAACGAGTTCGACATCGGAGAAGAAGAACCGCTATGGAGGAAGTACCTGTCCCAG ccggatctgcccggcggatgctga